In uncultured Cohaesibacter sp., a genomic segment contains:
- a CDS encoding extracellular solute-binding protein: MTTEKKPNFNLSRRQLMRFGANAAMFAAVASQVDFTKPAFANEQKLTGPLNVLAWSGYDDPDLMKGFTELTGVELNVKEAESNGAQLSLLQAGSIKFDVINPDAVWTSKFAEAGLTLPIDTTQLSSQDETMPIFRNRPETMIGGETYGIPTRYGVNGFVYWPDKISAEAAADADLAWDPSLKNRVEIIDWMELYLWMTGKWLGMEEPRKATGADLQKILDRMIAFRPNMRALQSDMGTVKTDLANREAWMVWGSSSDNVRTTARLAGANVELTIPKQGGAMWMETLQVVRGTEHLASALAYINYMTSAKAMKQMAWGADKFAVTNAKVKDLLSAEQVKALGLDMMEEWVAQCGMSQAPIDELAWSDAWQTFKTA, from the coding sequence ATGACCACGGAAAAAAAGCCTAACTTCAATCTTTCTCGCCGTCAGCTAATGCGATTTGGTGCCAACGCCGCCATGTTTGCCGCCGTCGCTTCTCAGGTTGATTTTACCAAACCAGCATTTGCCAATGAACAGAAATTGACCGGCCCTTTGAATGTTCTGGCGTGGTCCGGATATGATGACCCTGATTTGATGAAGGGCTTCACCGAACTGACCGGCGTCGAGTTGAACGTCAAGGAAGCCGAAAGCAACGGTGCGCAGTTGAGCCTGCTGCAAGCCGGATCCATCAAGTTTGACGTGATCAACCCGGACGCGGTTTGGACCTCCAAATTCGCTGAAGCCGGATTGACACTGCCAATCGATACAACGCAATTGTCCTCGCAGGATGAAACCATGCCGATCTTCCGCAATCGTCCCGAGACGATGATCGGAGGGGAAACCTATGGCATTCCGACCCGTTATGGGGTGAATGGCTTTGTCTATTGGCCAGATAAAATCTCGGCAGAAGCCGCCGCAGACGCTGATCTGGCCTGGGATCCATCTCTTAAAAATCGCGTCGAGATCATCGACTGGATGGAACTCTATTTGTGGATGACCGGCAAATGGCTCGGCATGGAAGAGCCAAGAAAGGCCACCGGCGCCGATCTTCAGAAGATCCTTGATCGCATGATCGCCTTCCGCCCCAACATGCGTGCCCTGCAATCCGATATGGGAACGGTCAAAACCGATCTGGCCAACCGGGAAGCCTGGATGGTCTGGGGGTCTTCCAGTGACAACGTGCGGACAACAGCGCGTCTTGCTGGCGCCAATGTGGAACTCACCATTCCGAAACAGGGCGGTGCGATGTGGATGGAAACCTTGCAGGTTGTCCGTGGCACCGAGCACCTCGCATCTGCTCTGGCCTATATCAACTATATGACCAGCGCCAAAGCCATGAAGCAGATGGCCTGGGGAGCGGACAAGTTCGCCGTGACCAACGCCAAGGTCAAGGACCTGCTTTCAGCCGAACAGGTCAAGGCTCTTGGTCTGGACATGATGGAAGAGTGGGTTGCCCAGTGCGGCATGTCTCAGGCGCCGATTGATGAACTGGCCTGGTCTGATGCTTGGCAGACGTTCAAAACGGCCTAA
- a CDS encoding helix-turn-helix transcriptional regulator, whose amino-acid sequence MTTQPVSLPPNFSSLMAQSLSNIGRSSFYESVVELVRQMIPCDFWIIARYETCTSPFIVSENGMRPTAKTMYADTLWQYDPLLEGLTNPDSRVVSLSRLRLDGALDTTFARYIDTKLQIEDELALLLPINENSFLALCLDRQDNPFSEAEILLAQQLQEMLFEMHQQHILRSIDHEVSLFLHRNGLGRPEVMILRNDSSVLYKSDTWSHAAEQAFSYDPKPESISAGSLAEISGKDGWLLTQLQCVSDDAILGGAHVFLLRKNSISLADRIDDFGRLHHLTERQQEIVHLSLRGHHNASIANQLGISVGSVKNHKLRIYSKLDITSERELVSAILQHRD is encoded by the coding sequence ATGACAACACAACCCGTAAGCCTGCCTCCTAATTTCAGCAGCCTGATGGCTCAGAGCCTCAGCAATATCGGCCGATCATCCTTCTATGAGAGCGTCGTTGAACTCGTGCGCCAGATGATCCCCTGTGACTTCTGGATCATCGCGCGCTATGAGACATGCACCTCACCATTCATCGTCTCGGAAAACGGCATGCGCCCAACTGCCAAGACCATGTATGCCGATACGCTTTGGCAATATGACCCCTTGCTGGAGGGGCTGACCAATCCTGACTCTCGTGTCGTAAGTCTCTCGCGGCTGCGCCTGGATGGAGCGCTCGATACGACATTTGCACGCTATATCGATACCAAATTGCAGATCGAAGACGAGCTCGCCCTGCTCCTTCCGATCAACGAAAACAGCTTTCTTGCCTTGTGCCTGGACCGGCAGGACAACCCGTTCTCCGAAGCGGAGATCCTGCTGGCCCAGCAGCTACAGGAAATGCTGTTCGAAATGCACCAGCAACATATCCTCCGCTCGATCGACCATGAAGTTTCCCTGTTCCTGCATCGCAACGGATTGGGCCGACCGGAAGTGATGATCCTGCGCAACGACAGCTCGGTGCTATACAAATCCGACACCTGGTCTCATGCCGCAGAGCAGGCATTCAGCTATGACCCCAAACCAGAAAGCATCAGTGCCGGGTCTCTTGCGGAGATTTCCGGCAAGGATGGCTGGCTGCTGACACAGCTGCAATGTGTATCCGATGACGCCATTCTTGGCGGTGCGCATGTCTTTTTGCTGCGCAAGAACAGCATTTCCCTAGCCGACCGGATTGATGATTTCGGCCGCCTGCATCATCTGACAGAGCGACAGCAGGAGATCGTGCATCTTTCCCTGCGCGGCCACCACAATGCGTCGATTGCCAATCAGCTGGGCATCTCTGTCGGGAGCGTGAAAAACCACAAACTGCGCATCTACAGTAAGCTCGATATCACCAGTGAGCGCGAGCTGGTATCCGCGATCCTGCAGCATCGCGACTGA
- a CDS encoding amidase, producing the protein MNNIDPFLSVADLGRGFRDGSFTPLDVCKASLARLHALDPQLNAFIDPLDDFVLAQAEMATADLAAGKDKGPLHGIPVAIKDIIDIAGIPTGYATKAVAPRIASTDALVISRLKEAGAILFGKTNLLEFAYGVVHPDFGQTNNPYAPDRTAGGSSGGSAAAVAAGIVPLALGTDTGGSVRAPASYCGITGLKPSFGALPLDGVFPLSQSLDHLGVLARSVEDASLAFAVMAASERAKPEEKRPLRIGLVESQWNSKAIAPDIRATLDHTLDLLRQAGHQILPVDLADPQEMATALLDILLPEAALVHENIHASNPDGYAEGTREQIARGKTMGAIPYLRAKVVQKTLKQDLQALFETVDLIMTPTVPFVAPDSDPALSAEGDDEILFLSHANLTGAPCISLCCGYGSGLSGEGGLPVGIQLTGAIGTDTTFLDHCSSIEACLPESRRP; encoded by the coding sequence ATGAATAATATAGACCCCTTCCTATCCGTTGCAGATCTTGGCAGAGGCTTCCGAGATGGCTCCTTTACGCCTCTGGATGTTTGCAAGGCGTCTCTTGCGCGTCTCCATGCGCTTGACCCTCAGCTCAATGCCTTTATCGACCCTCTTGACGACTTTGTCCTTGCTCAAGCAGAGATGGCAACCGCAGACCTCGCTGCAGGAAAGGACAAGGGCCCGCTGCATGGCATTCCGGTTGCTATCAAGGACATCATCGATATTGCAGGCATCCCGACCGGTTATGCCACAAAAGCGGTGGCGCCGCGCATTGCCTCCACCGATGCTTTGGTCATCAGCCGGTTGAAAGAGGCGGGCGCCATTCTTTTTGGCAAGACCAACCTTCTGGAATTTGCCTATGGCGTCGTTCACCCCGATTTCGGCCAGACCAACAATCCCTATGCGCCAGACAGAACAGCGGGTGGCTCCAGCGGCGGATCGGCAGCAGCAGTCGCTGCGGGCATCGTCCCTCTTGCTCTTGGCACAGATACGGGCGGATCTGTCCGCGCGCCCGCGTCCTACTGCGGCATCACCGGTTTGAAGCCAAGCTTTGGCGCCCTGCCGCTGGACGGCGTTTTCCCTTTGTCCCAGTCACTCGACCATCTGGGCGTTCTGGCCCGTAGCGTTGAGGACGCATCACTGGCGTTTGCGGTGATGGCTGCGTCTGAAAGAGCAAAACCAGAAGAGAAGCGCCCTTTACGGATCGGACTGGTAGAAAGCCAATGGAACAGCAAGGCAATTGCACCAGACATTCGAGCAACCCTCGACCACACTCTCGACCTGCTCCGACAGGCTGGACACCAGATACTTCCCGTAGATCTGGCCGACCCTCAGGAAATGGCGACCGCATTGCTCGATATTCTGCTGCCAGAAGCTGCCCTTGTGCATGAAAACATCCACGCGAGCAACCCAGATGGATATGCTGAAGGAACACGCGAGCAAATTGCGCGTGGCAAGACAATGGGCGCTATTCCTTATCTGCGCGCGAAAGTCGTTCAGAAAACGCTTAAACAGGATCTTCAAGCCCTGTTTGAAACGGTGGATCTGATCATGACGCCGACCGTCCCCTTCGTCGCTCCAGATAGCGATCCAGCACTGTCAGCAGAAGGGGATGATGAAATCCTGTTTCTATCGCATGCCAACCTAACCGGAGCACCTTGTATAAGTCTTTGTTGCGGATATGGTTCTGGACTGAGCGGGGAAGGCGGCCTTCCCGTTGGCATCCAACTCACTGGTGCGATAGGCACAGACACGACTTTTCTGGATCATTGCAGCTCGATAGAAGCTTGCCTTCCCGAATCGAGAAGACCTTGA
- a CDS encoding LysR family transcriptional regulator, producing MASKIIDLRLITYFLRTAELGNITKAARSLNVAQPTLSKAIQQLEYQLRAPLFNRTAQGVEVTPVGERLLRHARLVSAQVTDAIEEVEAMRDGSAGQVRIGAGPSWVRRKLPDAVSIALKERPGVQISVTSGFDEGLLAGLEDGALDFVVAEKPLSGGKQKNAFEFLTDDALIVMGRPDHPLAKRNSISPREALAADWALPPQHSLARRKLDGRIISLGETPPEPILVTNSQSFLLSFVLKHDVLLYTTRSVTRTPEGRDLVEIDVPELASSRTAGLIYRQPKLLTPAAQFLAEKIKQVCQEDPIN from the coding sequence GTGGCGAGCAAAATAATTGATCTTCGTTTGATAACCTACTTTCTTCGAACGGCTGAACTCGGCAATATCACCAAAGCAGCAAGGTCCCTGAATGTTGCTCAACCCACCTTGTCAAAGGCCATTCAGCAGCTTGAATACCAGTTGCGAGCGCCGCTGTTCAATCGAACGGCACAAGGTGTTGAAGTTACTCCGGTTGGCGAACGCCTGCTCCGCCACGCTCGATTGGTGTCAGCGCAGGTGACTGATGCGATCGAAGAGGTCGAGGCCATGCGGGATGGATCCGCAGGGCAGGTGCGTATCGGTGCTGGACCTTCCTGGGTGCGCCGCAAGTTGCCAGATGCCGTGTCGATCGCGCTGAAGGAACGACCCGGTGTTCAAATTTCTGTTACCAGCGGTTTTGACGAAGGCTTGCTAGCAGGGCTGGAGGATGGCGCCCTTGATTTTGTTGTGGCAGAGAAACCGCTCTCGGGAGGAAAGCAGAAAAATGCCTTCGAGTTTTTGACCGATGATGCGTTGATTGTCATGGGGCGACCAGATCACCCTTTGGCGAAACGAAACAGTATTTCTCCCCGCGAGGCGTTGGCGGCCGACTGGGCACTTCCACCCCAGCATTCGCTTGCTCGCCGAAAGCTGGATGGCCGCATCATCAGTCTGGGGGAAACACCTCCAGAGCCCATTCTGGTGACCAACTCCCAATCCTTTTTGCTTAGTTTCGTCTTGAAGCATGACGTGTTGCTCTACACCACCCGTTCGGTGACACGTACGCCTGAAGGTCGCGATCTGGTGGAGATCGACGTTCCCGAACTCGCGTCCTCGCGCACTGCTGGATTGATTTATCGTCAACCGAAATTGTTGACACCTGCGGCACAGTTCCTTGCGGAGAAAATCAAGCAAGTCTGTCAGGAAGACCCCATCAATTGA
- a CDS encoding sugar ABC transporter substrate-binding protein produces the protein MIKRHLSAAGLLAGTALSFALASSAMAKEAPITIVINQSPWFPGFQSVVELYEKTTGNTINLDVNPFAGSLEKQRTAVRTDQSPFDLLIMNAGFFVEFYKGGFLDPLTDIDPDFKLSADIYDFDESVCWDATSMSVTCGGDGKLLSVPVNPNILILHYRSDLYEEKGLKVPKNWDELMANAKVLNDPPRMYGISQRGQRGAFDVTYDVFPYIWSFGGGIFKDQKAGDFTITINSPETLAGMETYIKLAREVGHPSTAGQTQTNVIQNMATGKAGHIMSVLSPGLFDDPNQSAVVNKVNYAPTPASKDHEAATPLGHWLAGVPKNVPDDRKKAALAFLNWFQSQEAQEAYARAGSAPVSRAVLEGPMSDTQEFRWMKAMAKAIPTAKLTFLIPESSQVLAVTELRLNEAIGGQMELKDALNTAAKEIAEIMSNAGYDAPTLPDLE, from the coding sequence ATGATCAAGAGGCATCTGAGTGCCGCCGGTCTGTTGGCCGGCACAGCGCTTTCGTTTGCTTTGGCGAGCTCAGCCATGGCAAAGGAAGCACCAATCACGATTGTCATCAATCAGTCGCCGTGGTTCCCCGGCTTCCAGTCGGTTGTCGAATTGTATGAAAAGACCACAGGCAACACAATTAATCTCGATGTCAATCCTTTCGCGGGATCCCTGGAGAAGCAGCGGACAGCGGTCAGGACGGATCAGAGTCCATTTGATTTGCTGATCATGAATGCAGGCTTTTTCGTCGAATTCTACAAGGGCGGCTTCCTTGATCCCCTCACCGATATCGACCCGGACTTCAAGCTTTCGGCGGACATCTATGACTTTGATGAGTCTGTTTGCTGGGATGCGACATCTATGAGCGTTACTTGCGGCGGGGATGGCAAACTGTTGAGTGTTCCGGTGAACCCGAACATTCTGATTCTGCACTATCGATCCGATCTATATGAGGAAAAAGGCCTGAAAGTCCCCAAAAACTGGGATGAGTTGATGGCCAATGCCAAGGTCCTCAACGACCCGCCAAGAATGTATGGGATTAGCCAGCGTGGCCAGCGCGGCGCCTTTGACGTCACTTATGATGTCTTTCCCTATATTTGGTCCTTTGGTGGCGGCATCTTCAAGGATCAGAAAGCTGGTGACTTCACCATCACGATCAACAGCCCTGAAACCCTTGCGGGGATGGAAACCTATATCAAGCTGGCCCGGGAAGTCGGCCATCCTTCGACGGCAGGCCAGACACAGACCAACGTCATCCAGAATATGGCAACGGGAAAAGCAGGACATATCATGTCGGTCCTGTCTCCGGGCCTGTTTGACGATCCGAACCAGTCGGCGGTCGTGAACAAGGTGAATTACGCACCAACGCCTGCCTCCAAGGACCATGAAGCGGCAACACCGCTCGGCCACTGGCTGGCAGGTGTGCCAAAGAATGTGCCGGACGACCGCAAGAAAGCCGCCCTGGCGTTCCTGAACTGGTTCCAGAGTCAGGAAGCACAAGAGGCTTATGCCCGTGCGGGCTCAGCTCCCGTCAGCCGAGCCGTGCTTGAAGGCCCGATGTCCGACACACAGGAGTTCCGCTGGATGAAGGCTATGGCCAAGGCCATTCCGACAGCCAAGCTGACTTTCCTTATCCCGGAATCAAGTCAGGTTCTGGCTGTTACGGAATTGCGGCTGAATGAAGCGATCGGCGGGCAAATGGAGCTCAAGGATGCGCTGAATACCGCAGCGAAGGAAATCGCCGAGATCATGTCCAATGCGGGCTATGACGCCCCAACCCTGCCCGATCTCGAGTAG
- a CDS encoding sugar ABC transporter permease, with protein MKTDRFWRYATLAPAVLLFLLLTILPLFNLLALSFNDIEWVNREAVWEWVGLRNYVQLFSDTLFRAGIGNTILFAVVAVAFQMVLGFWLALLTSRVTRLKIFYRTVFILPILVPGIIIGAIWKLMYSYDFGVLNQAILWLGGNPVDWLGNPNLALMSVVIVDVWHWTPFCFLLMLASLESLPQDIFEAAEVDGARNWQVLRFLILPLMMPAIIVTFIFRMILAFKVFDEVYLLTGGGPGTSTEVISFTIYRRFFTEDQAGYGSAMSLATIIVIASMIIAASRFAARKEPNA; from the coding sequence ATGAAAACGGATCGCTTTTGGCGCTACGCCACATTAGCACCCGCAGTCCTGCTCTTTCTCCTTCTGACGATCCTTCCGCTTTTCAATCTGTTGGCTTTGAGTTTCAACGATATCGAGTGGGTGAATCGCGAGGCCGTCTGGGAATGGGTCGGTTTGCGCAACTATGTTCAACTGTTCTCCGATACACTGTTCCGTGCGGGGATCGGCAACACCATTCTGTTTGCTGTGGTTGCTGTTGCCTTCCAGATGGTACTCGGTTTCTGGCTGGCGCTGCTGACCAGTCGCGTCACGAGACTGAAAATTTTCTATCGAACCGTCTTCATTTTGCCCATTCTGGTGCCCGGCATCATCATCGGGGCAATCTGGAAGCTGATGTATTCCTATGATTTTGGCGTCCTCAATCAGGCTATCCTGTGGCTTGGCGGCAATCCGGTCGACTGGCTTGGCAACCCCAATCTTGCCTTGATGAGTGTCGTCATCGTCGACGTCTGGCACTGGACGCCCTTCTGCTTTCTTTTGATGCTGGCCAGCCTTGAAAGCCTGCCGCAGGACATTTTTGAAGCGGCCGAGGTTGATGGTGCCCGCAACTGGCAGGTTCTGCGCTTTCTCATTCTGCCGCTCATGATGCCCGCGATTATCGTCACCTTCATCTTCCGGATGATCCTTGCCTTCAAGGTTTTCGATGAGGTCTACCTGCTGACAGGTGGCGGACCCGGCACCTCGACAGAGGTCATTTCCTTCACGATCTATCGACGCTTCTTTACCGAAGATCAGGCCGGATATGGATCGGCCATGTCGCTCGCGACCATCATCGTCATTGCGTCCATGATCATCGCGGCCTCTCGCTTTGCTGCCCGAAAGGAGCCTAACGCATGA
- a CDS encoding carbohydrate ABC transporter permease: MINLTKFGPLARHAMLFGFAMIVLFPFAWIIMASFKTQIALLMGQWSFSPTLYSYDSVMNGKTSDFLTNFKNSTIIAISSTVIVLTVATLAAFSLYRLRWAGWVLRLLLAWSVIFHMVPPITLAGAWYTMFRFIGLDNTYTGIILAHTTINLPMALWMMGVFIRDVPKELVEAAKIDGARTPQILRSVVVPIVRPGLAATGILCFIFSWNEFPVTLTLSQRATATVPLGIGKYAQENTIAFTEMAAASALSIIPAFILLIFAQRFIVRGLTSGAVK; encoded by the coding sequence ATGATCAATCTGACCAAATTCGGCCCCCTCGCACGCCATGCGATGTTGTTCGGCTTTGCCATGATCGTGCTGTTTCCATTCGCATGGATCATCATGGCCAGCTTCAAGACCCAGATTGCCTTGTTGATGGGCCAATGGAGCTTTTCGCCGACCCTTTACTCGTATGACTCGGTGATGAATGGCAAGACGTCCGACTTTCTGACCAATTTCAAGAATTCCACCATTATCGCCATCAGTTCGACCGTCATCGTGCTGACGGTTGCCACACTGGCGGCCTTTTCCCTCTATCGGTTGCGGTGGGCAGGCTGGGTCTTGCGCTTGCTTCTGGCCTGGTCCGTCATCTTTCATATGGTGCCGCCCATCACACTTGCCGGGGCTTGGTACACGATGTTCCGTTTTATCGGTCTCGATAACACCTACACCGGCATCATCCTCGCTCACACGACCATCAATCTGCCGATGGCTCTGTGGATGATGGGTGTTTTCATTCGGGACGTCCCGAAAGAGCTGGTCGAAGCGGCCAAGATTGACGGCGCCAGAACGCCTCAGATCCTTCGCTCCGTCGTTGTGCCTATCGTCCGACCCGGATTGGCTGCCACTGGTATCCTGTGTTTCATCTTCTCGTGGAACGAGTTCCCTGTCACTCTGACCCTGTCACAAAGGGCAACGGCGACAGTGCCCCTTGGCATCGGCAAATATGCGCAGGAAAACACCATCGCCTTCACTGAAATGGCAGCAGCCTCGGCGCTGTCCATCATACCAGCCTTCATACTGCTGATCTTTGCCCAGCGCTTCATCGTGCGTGGGTTGACATCCGGTGCAGTCAAATAG
- a CDS encoding sulfatase-like hydrolase/transferase has product MRTVFLLFDSLNRHMLEPYGGSTVPTPNFNRLAARCATFEKHYVGSMPCMPARRDMLTGRLGFLHRSWGPVEPFDVCFTEELMEQKGTYSHLATDHFHYWEDGGATYHNRYDSYDLIRGQEGDPWVPAACPDWQALRALVHEKQYSEKPRSYPRKNMVNRERIRSEEDFPSHKTVEAGLQFIDRNKACDNWFLQIECFDPHEPFQAPDRFKEPFRTDWNGPARDWPPYDRVGESELESEELRANYRATLSHCDYLLGRILDAFDDQDLWKDTALIVTTDHGFLLGEHDFWAKNRMNLYEELAHIPLFLHDPRHPCPGERVDALTQTPDLCATFMDLYEASMAPEMQGLSLLPMLKGSPGHEAVMFGFFGGAVNVTDGHHTYFRYPFDLAEQDIYQYTLMPTHIFDFFADAELEKATLVPPFSFSRNMPLLRVPVHETSAMYKTYGPGCLMENTTVLYDLDADPGQTTPLDDPECEARMVSLLSRLMEQVDAPTEAWLRLRLDLPGEVS; this is encoded by the coding sequence ATGCGTACCGTTTTTCTTCTATTCGACAGCCTCAATCGGCACATGCTCGAGCCTTATGGGGGCTCGACGGTTCCAACGCCCAACTTTAACCGGCTGGCAGCCCGCTGCGCCACGTTCGAGAAGCATTATGTCGGCTCCATGCCCTGCATGCCTGCCCGACGTGACATGCTGACCGGGCGGCTCGGGTTCCTGCATCGCAGTTGGGGGCCTGTGGAACCGTTTGACGTCTGCTTCACCGAAGAGCTGATGGAGCAGAAAGGAACCTATTCCCACCTCGCGACGGATCATTTCCACTATTGGGAAGACGGTGGTGCCACCTATCACAATCGCTACGACAGCTATGACTTGATCCGTGGACAGGAAGGCGACCCTTGGGTGCCCGCTGCCTGTCCCGATTGGCAGGCCCTTCGGGCACTGGTCCACGAGAAGCAGTATTCTGAAAAGCCGCGTAGTTATCCGCGCAAGAATATGGTCAATCGCGAGCGCATTCGCTCGGAAGAGGATTTCCCCAGTCACAAGACGGTTGAAGCTGGTCTTCAGTTCATTGATCGCAACAAGGCTTGCGACAACTGGTTTCTGCAGATCGAGTGTTTCGATCCGCATGAACCGTTCCAAGCACCGGATCGCTTCAAGGAACCTTTCCGAACTGACTGGAACGGTCCGGCTCGTGACTGGCCACCCTATGATCGGGTCGGAGAATCCGAGCTTGAAAGCGAGGAATTGCGTGCCAACTATCGGGCAACTCTGTCTCATTGCGATTATTTGCTTGGCCGGATCCTTGATGCCTTTGACGATCAGGATTTGTGGAAAGATACAGCACTGATCGTCACCACCGATCACGGCTTCCTTCTCGGTGAGCATGACTTTTGGGCCAAGAACCGGATGAACCTCTACGAAGAACTGGCTCATATCCCGCTCTTCCTGCATGACCCCCGTCATCCCTGCCCGGGAGAGCGGGTCGATGCGCTGACCCAGACACCTGATTTGTGCGCGACCTTTATGGACTTGTATGAGGCATCGATGGCACCGGAGATGCAAGGGCTGTCGCTTCTGCCGATGCTGAAGGGTTCTCCGGGGCATGAGGCCGTCATGTTCGGCTTTTTCGGGGGGGCGGTGAATGTCACCGACGGGCATCATACCTATTTCCGGTATCCTTTCGATCTCGCCGAGCAGGACATTTATCAGTACACCCTGATGCCGACCCACATCTTTGATTTCTTTGCAGACGCCGAGCTGGAAAAGGCAACACTGGTTCCGCCATTTTCCTTCAGTCGGAACATGCCGTTGTTACGGGTGCCGGTCCATGAAACAAGTGCGATGTACAAGACCTATGGTCCGGGTTGCCTGATGGAAAACACGACGGTCCTTTACGATCTTGATGCGGACCCCGGTCAGACGACCCCGCTTGATGATCCGGAATGCGAAGCCCGGATGGTAAGTCTCCTATCACGCCTGATGGAACAGGTTGACGCCCCCACTGAAGCATGGCTGCGCCTGCGACTGGATCTCCCTGGAGAAGTGTCATGA
- a CDS encoding DUF4432 family protein, producing MTDKRKATPKAQLKQLTGNLQQLAAVRSIILDEGPALGQRALAFSTGGGLDFWIFSDRTMDIGPLWFHGMPVAWHHPAGILSPALHDAHRDRETGIERALTGFLMTCGLDNVRQPQNGLPLHGTLPFTPARVTAYGEDWNAATPILFAEGTIVSAHLGGSSFSLQRRIEAPIGGTSLEVTDTIENIGPEPGLFRILYHTNFGFPAVGEGTRVLLNGRELMQHEPPSEDTQHRSAQAECHPSGTGRFLASLERPASGQWQGIKVNLEGDARSLPYVQLWSDPRPYRNIVAIEPANCDRRDDGTSTDGMKLMPGEGWTSTLKYSFNYLDAFKKGAPNGNG from the coding sequence ATGACAGACAAACGCAAAGCCACCCCGAAGGCACAGCTCAAACAACTAACCGGCAACTTGCAGCAGTTGGCGGCCGTGCGCAGCATTATTCTGGATGAGGGGCCCGCACTGGGGCAACGTGCGCTTGCTTTCTCAACCGGTGGCGGTCTTGATTTCTGGATCTTCTCGGACCGCACGATGGATATCGGACCGCTTTGGTTCCACGGCATGCCGGTTGCGTGGCATCATCCCGCCGGCATCCTCTCGCCCGCACTTCACGACGCTCACAGAGACCGGGAAACCGGCATCGAAAGGGCCTTGACCGGTTTTCTGATGACATGCGGTCTTGACAATGTGCGCCAGCCTCAGAATGGCCTGCCACTGCATGGCACGCTGCCCTTTACGCCAGCACGTGTCACCGCTTATGGCGAAGACTGGAACGCGGCCACTCCGATCCTGTTTGCCGAAGGCACCATTGTCAGTGCGCATTTGGGCGGGTCCAGCTTTTCACTGCAGCGCCGGATCGAGGCCCCCATCGGCGGCACCAGTCTGGAGGTGACAGACACGATTGAGAATATCGGGCCAGAGCCCGGCCTCTTCCGCATCCTTTATCACACCAACTTCGGGTTTCCTGCCGTTGGCGAAGGAACGCGGGTTTTGTTGAACGGCCGTGAGCTGATGCAGCATGAGCCGCCCAGTGAAGACACGCAACACCGCAGCGCCCAAGCCGAATGTCATCCGTCAGGCACTGGCCGTTTCCTGGCCTCGCTTGAGCGCCCTGCCTCGGGACAATGGCAGGGCATCAAGGTCAACCTCGAGGGTGACGCCCGGAGTTTGCCCTATGTCCAGCTATGGTCGGATCCGCGCCCCTATCGCAATATTGTCGCCATTGAACCGGCAAATTGTGACCGCCGCGACGATGGCACCAGCACGGACGGCATGAAACTGATGCCCGGAGAGGGGTGGACGTCCACCCTCAAATACTCATTCAACTATCTCGATGCGTTCAAGAAAGGAGCCCCAAATGGCAACGGTTGA